The following nucleotide sequence is from Trifolium pratense cultivar HEN17-A07 linkage group LG2, ARS_RC_1.1, whole genome shotgun sequence.
aaaatttaatatatgtaaaaaattaataactttgttactactaaaaatattttattactgaagaaaaaaattaatagacacgctcttaattttataagtaacttatgattgattgtaaaaaagaatCAACATTACAAGGAAGTTTTTTTTTCGTTAAGAAAATGtaaagttgataatgatattagattgaaaatatattttaattttattgattaaaatatgtcgtttttagatgttatttactatgatgactattttttatgttatttataatttaaataaaaatgacctttttaaaaaaattgaatttttattaaagatccatttttaattatcaAACAAGGCCTCCAAAAGTTTGAcagcaaaatatttttttttataggagcAATTTTTTTAGAACTTCAATTGATTACTTGAAGTAGTATTTTGTAAGTTCGTTTAGATGGGTTGGAACAAAGAGCATTATGTGAGGGTTCGATCCTCGTCTTGGGTATGGAGTAACTTTAAATCTCTGGGTCAGCTATCTCATCTTTTGAGGTACCTCCAATCTAATGAGAGGAATAGTCACTGCGTTCGGCGGTGAATACCCTGGTCTCGACAAAAAAAAGAGCACCGAGTGaactgaaaataaaaattctaaagaTGTAAACACGAGGAGAATGCTAAAATGAAGTGGTCAAAGGTATTGGTGCCATATTTATAGCATTGTTTGTTGTTGCTTTAAAGCTATGATATGAGATTTTAGAACATGACGAAGTGAGCTTTGATATGTGGAATTGAGAGCTGATCAGTTGTGCTAACAGTTGCATTTATCTccttttaattgtttatttattaatttaaataagtggAAATTACTCACTAAATGGAAATTACTCGCTAAGTGCACATTGCGGTAATTTTCCATTAAGTCTAAAGTGTGTGGTATATCCTTTAGTGGGACAGTTATCATTGCACGTAAAATGCTCTTGTGATGGacaaaagttaaatataaaGTGCAGtcccttttgtttttggttcctTAAATGTGACATTTCTAATCAGTAAAAACTTAAGCCAAAGGGAGATTGTGGAAGGTTTAGAAGAGTCTCAACATCCTCAAGCAAGTAAGAGCAATCCTCAGCAGGAACAAGTTTTAAGCAAGAGCAATGGCTTAAGGTATTTCGgctatttaaattcaattttgttttcgCTATTTTAAGATAGAATTTCGTTTATGAAATTGTAGAAATACACTAATTGCTAACAATCATgtcgttgttttttttttttttgcttaaatgtTACAGTACTTGCTCGTTAAAACTTGCACCAATtcttgtactccctccgtcctaaatTGGGGggaaaaaatcacatttattaagaaaatgtaaaacatgataatttgagataagtttttgtgagttttccttggaataagttggataggaagatgtaaaaatattttttattggttgttgttttttgataaaatgatagagagaaaattaaatgcaatttgtatttaattttatgagaataaagaaaacaaattctTTAAAATGACTTTTTCCCTTATATATAATTGGGGACAAAAAAATaggttttttcccttataatttaggACAAAGGGAgtaagtttttatattttttttcatggtacaaataatcaatttttttgttttactaaataaataatcaatttgTTAGTCTTAATTCTCGTTAAGaccacttattttttagattattagATTTTGTTACACTCACCAGACACCGACACGACAatgacacttataattacactaaattgtatcattttttaaaattattttcgaTGTTCACGAGTCAGTGTATGTATCATATTcaatgcatgtatatgtgtcCGTACTTCATAGATTATTGAATCAATTTGCCTACGTATTAGTTTAACATTTGAGTTTGGGTGAATTGTGCCATATTAAATATTACAATGCCACTAAATTTGAAATCAGAGGACTTCACATTTGTTTGTGTGAATTTTTCACTTTGTTTATcgacaaaaattttaaaagatagatttaatttcatatttggtttttaagtttatttaaagttttaatttggtctattacgtttaaaagttttaagttaGTCCTTTTAGTCAAATTTCTATTAAATCGTCCACGTAGCTAAcaaatttgcatacgtggaaaACTTAGAAAGGTATTACGTGAAAGTTAATTTTAGAcgaaattaacttaaaatttaacggaaagttagatgaaattaactcaaaatttaacgaaaatgacGAATTATGTTAACATTAATTAGTAAGTAAGGGATCAAGTAAGGGGTCAACTTAAAACTCTTTAAACAAAAGGgactaaattaaattttaaaataaacgtaagtgATCAAATATGTCATCAAACCTAAAAGATATCTACCAAATCATtgcaacacaaacaaaaaaaattactgaatCAATAGTTAATGgttaatgaatgaatgaacaacAAAGAAGAAAGATAATTATTAGGGaagaaaaaaacactaaaaagaaaaaattctaagcAATATTAGAAATACATCTAATTCTAAAGGATGACTTCAAACTACTCATAAGCGTCCTCCGATGCCGGACAAGTTTCCGACAACTTTTTTCGCCACCATCCTCCGCCTTAAACTTTGAAAGTGTCATCGGCTCCATCCGCTCCTGCCTCATCTTGATATCACTCAATCCCATTTGCAATGGAAACATCACAGTCCCAAATATTCCAGTGTAACTCTTCCTATCACTGTCACTTCTCCGCCACCGGTTTTCCCTTCCAGAAGGCGACCGGAGTCCAGCAACAAAGACATTTTTCTGATCACACAACTTTTCTCCTTCCGTTTGTTTCTTCTGCAATGCTGAACCGGGTTCAGTTTTGCGACTTATTACTTTTCCACAGAAAACAACATCGTTTGATAGTGAATTAATCAAACCGGTGCCAAATTCGAAATCAGGTCGAGTTGTATTCGAGTGAAAAATGGATCCGGGTTGAAGTAATTTCTGGTAGCCTTTCATAGTTTatgaaacaaaagcaaaagagtTGTGAATGCTGTTTGAAATGAAACACAAGACTTGAGTGTTGAGaacatatttataattaaaaaaaattatgagtatttttcatttttcttacaaatattattattatataataattaatatagcTAAATATGACTATAGGAGTAGCTAGTTCAAAggaaattaaatgaaggaagaTATGTGTGTCATTTTTGGTCTCGTGTGAGTAACGTTAGGGAGAATCCGTGTTTTTTAATTTCTAGAACTTGGAGAAAAGGAGGATTAATTGACTAGGTCATTGGTGATTATTTTGCTTCTAGGAAGCTTCCTTGTGAAGTACTAAAACAAGTATGAGGCATTATAGTTCTAGATTTTTTTGAGCAAATATACTTCTAGATAGTAATACAAATAGTTGAAATTTTGTATACTATAGTAAGAATTTTTTGTTGGGCGTTATAACAGATAAGGACCGTCTGATAACAATCGTGTGATTAGAATCATTTTTAGTAATTCTTTAAATAAGTTAATTTGATCGTCTGatctgataattttttttaaaggataGTATAAAATAGTGTGAAACTGTATGTTTTGCTTACTGCGGACAATCTGGAAATTTCTAAATGTATGATGAAAGTATATGTCAAGTTATTAATTTCTCCATACTATAAGCGTAGGGCCAACTCCTTCAGGACTTTTGAGTCCATGACTAATTTCTTAAGTTTGATCCAGCTAAAAAAGTATTTCTTAAGTTTGACTTTCATGTGAATTTGATCTGATCTTATAAGTGTTTTCGACAAATTGaaacctctttttttttactaagtaatttcttttttgtgtgaatatttttataagtaaatttgtTCTCTGCATTTAAACTTTTTTGCATGAGCGTGGGTAGTGAAGTTGTTTGGAGTCTCACATTACTCAGGTTCAGAGACTATCGAGTGTACAAATATGTTTGGAAACCTTCGCTTTTTATTGTAACAATGGGTATGATTGGCCTCTAGTAATGTTTTCTCTTTGTAATCCATGCAGATATGGCACAATCTAACTCAAATGGAGCAATCCTTCTTTAACTCTAAGGGTAGAAGTTGGCGCGATAAGTGGAATTGGATGCTAGAAATACTTgttgtgtgtttgatttgtcGGTGACTAGAAATAagtttagtagaattgagtttgatagaattgattttgattaaaagtgagttgaacataattagtttatgtttggatacattaatgtAAAAGTGGTTTTTATCAACTTATGTTGTTCGGATAAATTGGatcaattttgcttttgaatGTATAATTACTAAAATcagttttagtaaaaaaattttTTTGTAAGGGTTTTAGTATACCCcgtctgtcccaaaatataaggaaaaattagtCATTAAAAGTtatgtatttagttaaaaatttggactaaaaatacattaattttgtttgattaatttttccttatattttttttttgactaaataaaagatattcattcattcaaattgataagagtacatcgatgcaatacaaatcaaaatcgctaaaaacaaaaaggatgaatctgcgaacaaactcacagtatccgtgttaatagcatcaaacggcatattgcaaaagcctacatatttgactatattgaagtttccGGAACATTCATGTCGccggatctgtagcgttgatggtacaaaagtcattgattggatctgcactggatcaaccttaatcttcaaacctgaaacaaatgaacaccgcacaaagacgggacaacaatactccgcactaagacgggacaacaatactgaaaatcaaaacaaaggataaaatcgcaaagatgaaaacaaaactataagacttaaactatgtgaaaatcacttatttgtattaaaaagcaagaagaaaaaaatataaaggggtgattttaggccaaaaattgacctaaaaccacccctctatgggtgagagaagaagaagaaaatcaaaaagagTTTTAGGGCCGGCGGTGGTTGTCGTATATTTTGAGAGGGGGAGTATGTGttaaactataatttttttttctattttaaatgattactaaatttatgttagtattattataaaaaaaatatgttggtaTTATTCTGTTCCAGAaactctttaatttttatttttttggtcttagaaactctttaatttttaaaaaatattaaaaataatactttttcaTGTTGATATACAACTTTTTTAATAAGCTATGGTTGTACTACTTTATTTAAGTAGagttttttattaaatgtagatatactaatattttgctgtaaaactaaaaaaatgtgACGTAATGAAATACATACCCAATTAATTAATAAGAACTGAGGATAATAATGAAATAACGAAAAGATGTGAATGCCATACACTAGAATCGAGTATAAACCAACGCAGAAGCTTCAAATATTATTTGCTTCGTTTAGAATCGATTTTGGGCATTAGAATTGCGTTGTCCTATCGCTACCCAAACAGCTTCACTAAACAGGAAACTCACGTTTAGTGTCAGCAACGTGCGTTTAACTAATTGAGGAAAAACCACAAGCCGACAGATATAGCATTTAAGGGTACAATTCTAACGTGCGTACAAAGAATTCagtttaaataatatttgtatcattaaatgctatatatttCTAAGATTTTGGGCATTAGAATTCaattgaggaagaaccacaagccGACAGATGTTCATCATCCGATTCTTATAGATTTGTCTATTCAGGTATTCCTAATTCTATAatcttgataaatcaacatattttgttttacttccgcaataaagtaaaattatagATTTAATCTTTATATTGTTGAGCATGATTTAtagaattaatattaaattaactCCAACCGTAATTGTACAGAGCTGAAATTTATTTGGCCGACAATTTTTAGATGATATATCAAGTACTTAAGTGACAACAATGAAAAAGTCATAGCGGACGGTTAAAAATGGTCGACCCAGGAGTGTAGTGTAGCATAAATTAGTGGTGTACGTACTGCAGAAGATTTAGCTTTGGATTTTAATCATCATCAATTATAAGATTCGGTTAACCCATTTGGGTTGGTCTAATTGTGTTGGCTTGAATTCTTGGAACATGTCCCTCTCAAGTTCAATTCCCCATGATATCAATTTCAGTGGATTAAGTCAAGTGGACGGTGAGATTGATCCCCGTCCTAAGGTCGGAtaccaaattttcaaaataaaaattataagattCGATTATGATGCTAATCATCCATAATTAACTACAACAATTGTTGCATCGACTTCAAAAATTAGTACTCTCTAATAGAATACGTTGCAGATTGCTTGTCATGATCTTTGGATAATATACTTTAGACCTAGCAAAACTGTTGAATAAACCAGCAGCAACAACACACCTCATAGACTCAGTTTGGAATCAAATTGTGTTCGATTTAAACTCATTTGTAAATAACCTTTGTTCCGGTAATCAAAACATGTTATACAAACTTTAAACAAAACTACACATACTTAAACTAGCCAAGAGAATTGCAGGCATTATCAAAAGCATAATTAGACACACACAAGCATTcaagaaattttgaaaaaaattcaaagtcaaAAATATTGGGTAGATAAAGCTCTTGAAAGATATAACATAAAAACATTTTGACACAAACTCAGCAACAAATATAAATCTGAAACGCAGTCCCTGCAATTGTAAATCAAATGCATCTTTTCTAGGCAAAATTGCAGGCAATTCCACCTAACATGCATTATCAGCCACACAACAATCATCATCATTTATCAACAGATATTcagaaccaaattaaaaaatcatacaGAAAAAGGATGGACCAAAAtgacttataatttaatttaaatgcaATCCTTCAGCAGCAAAATTAAGATATAAACCTTAAAGCTGCCAATGAAAATGGAGTTCTTAAGACACTGAATTAAAACCAAAAACTATACCATCTAAAACAAACAGAAATGAAATTGACCATCGGATCAAGTACCCAGGTCTGTAAGTTTAGCATGATTAAACCGGCAAAAACTTTGAAGATAAAACTGGCGATATAAAGAACTAAGACTCTGAAAAAGAACAACATATGCAGCAACCATGGTGTGAAATCATTTCTTCTTGGCAGCAGCTTTGGTGACCTTGGCTCCAGTTGGGTCCTTCTTCTCAACACCCTTGATGACTCCAACAGCAACAGTTTGTCTCATGTCTCTCACAGCGAAACGACCAAGAGGAGGATATTCAGAGAAAGTCTCAACAACCATGGGCTTGGTGGGAATCATCTTAATGATACCAGCATCACCATTCTTCAAAAACTTGGGCTCCTTCTCAATTTCCTTACCAGATCGTCTGTCAATCTTGGTGACAAGTTCAGCAAACTTCACAGCAATGTGAGAGGTGTGGCAATCGAGCACTGGAGCATAACCGTTTCCAATCTGTCCAGGGTGGTTCATGATGATAACTTGGGATGTGAAGTTGGCAGCTTCCTTAGCAGGGTCATCCTTGGAGTTGGATGCAACAAAACCACGCTTAAGATCCTTGACTGCAACATTCTTAACATTGAATCCAACATTGTCTCCTGGAAGAGCTTCAGTGAGAGCCTCGTGGTGCATCTCAACAGACTTAACTTCAGTTGTCAAACCAGTGGGACCAAAAGTGACAACCATACCGGGCTTCACAACACCAGTTTCAACACGTCCGACTGGCACAGTTCCAATACCACCAATCTTGTAAACATCTTGCAATGGAAGCCTGAGTGGCTTGTCTGAGGGTCTCTTGGGCTCGTTGATCTGGTCAAGAGCTTCAAGGAGGGTTGGTCCCTTGTACCAGTCAAGGTTGGTGGACCTCTCAATCATGTTGTCTCCCTCAAAACCAGAGATTGGAACAAATGGAATTTTGTCAGGGTTGTAACCAACCTTCTTCAAGTATGAAGAAACTTCCTTCACAATTTCATCGTACCTAGCCTTGGAGTACTTAGGGGTGGTGGCATCCATCTGAAATAAAGATTGAAACCAAAGTCAGAATCTGAAACACAACATAACATAACAAATAGTAAATGATAATAACGTATATATCAGAAGCTAGAAATTTACCTTGTTACAACAACAGATCATCTGCTTCACTCCAAGAGTAAAAGCAAGAAGAGCATGCTCACGGGTCTGTCCATCCTTAGAGATACCAGCTTCAAAACCACCAGTGGTGGAGTCAATGATAAGGACAGCACAATCAGCCTGGGAGGTTCCAGTAATCATGTTCTTGATGAAATCACGATGTCCGGGAGCATCAATGACTGTGCAGTAGTACTTGGTGGTCTCAAATTTCCACAAAGCAATATCAATGGTGATACCTCTTTCACGCTCAGCCTTAAGTTTGTCAAGAACCCAGGCATACTTGAATGACCTCTTGTTCATTTCAGCAGCTTCCTTCTCGAATCTCTCAATCACACGCTTGTCAATACCTCCTAGCTTGTAGATCAAGTGACCAGTTGTGGTTGATTTTCCAGAGTCGACATGTCCAATGACGACAATGTTGATATGAACCTTTTCTTTACCCATGATGTCTTAACTGCAATTCAAAAAATTCCTCAAGTCAGAACTTATTTCATTTGaaataattcataatttatGTAAACAGCAACTAGCAAATAGTTTCAAAAGTCAGAACTCATAttatttacaaataattaatttcaataagcaaaataacaaaaattgaaCACAACACAACAAATCAACAAGCTAGAATCCAACCCTGCTCACTAATAGCTAACAACATCAAGTTCAAAATCAGCTTAACCAAATAAGAACCAATCAAATATAAAGTATAAAATCAGCTTAACCAAATAAGATATAATCAAACATACAAATCAGCTTCAACGAACATGAAATTTATAATCAGCTTTAACAAGTAAGATCTAATCAAACATCAAGTTGAAAATCAGCTTAACCAAATAAGATTCAATCAAACAGATGAATCAAATCAAGACTTAACTATATATAAATGAATACCTCCAGCTCAAAATATTAACAAGTTAAACAAGTGACTGATTCAATATAACTATATAACATACAAAtacataaacaaaaaacaaatccaTTTCTTAACAGATCCAAGATTTAACAACATAAAAATCAAAAGCTCATAACTATTTAAACAACAAATTACCAGATCTACAAATTTACATAAACAATCGGTTCAAATAGCTGAAATGAATCAAATATCACAAGCACAAATCGATTaattcataaataataattCTGTAGCTCAAATGAATAAGAAAACACTCAAATTAATCAGAAATGAACCGAAAAAACTGAGAAAACAATCATATAAACTATAAGCAAAGATACATAGATCGAATAAAAGAGATGAGAATCGGAGGATGATGATACCTGAGCtggaaatgaaatgaaaagttGCTACTCGTTCGGAATCCTCAGCCGCAGAGAGAGACTGAGAGCTAGAAGAACAAGTGAAGAGTGAAATGAAAAACCTAGGGTTCCAACTATTTTATAGTGAGATTTTTAGGTATGGATTAACGTACTTTTTGTGACGACGTCGTTTCGTTGAGGTTTCATAACTTGATGACATGGGTTGGGCTCTCGTACGAGCATGGCCCAAATTAATATCCCTACATTTATGtacaaaatcattaaaaatatgcTTCTTTAGTTAGGATTAAGGTCTCGTTGTCCCGGTCGTTGTCCcggtgagtttagctcagttggtagggacatagTGTTATAAATGTATGAGCCGGATTCGAACCTCGGTCACTTTACTTATCCgtctttaaggtgaaatttctagctaataggctacttgacaaaaaatttataaacaacttatgcaaatattTATAGAATTAGAGCTTATAACATAAGAGTTTACATCATAAATTTTTATGCTAAGTACTTGCATAAATTTAAGTGTTTGAATGTatttaattacaaatataattgactcaaaaagatgaatttaaaaaataaaaaaaagataaatggaatatttttaaaaagataagtgtaaagaagaaaaatataattgtataaaaataagaagataAGTTTAAGattacttaaaataaattttaaaaaatatgttaatattGTGTAGAATATAGCATGCGGGAATCGAGTAGGATACTTTTTCATAAGTTTTATGTTAACCATAATGATAAGCATATTATGAGAGCTTATTAAAATATGGCATAAGTAGTTTATGAAATTGTGAacactttttattaatttacccAAAGACTAAGGGTttgtttgaattagcttatttttgagcttatgcaaacgacttatgcaatataaattaggttttatgttattttataggTTTTTgagaattgtatttttataagatattttatgataaactatcttgataaatttataataataataagaataataacacataaaaattgcataaactgtttgcataagctcaaaaataacttaatccaaacggaccctaataCAACAACTTGTATTAGTagattgcttcaaaaaaaaaacttatatc
It contains:
- the LOC123910884 gene encoding elongation factor 1-alpha, which gives rise to MGKEKVHINIVVIGHVDSGKSTTTGHLIYKLGGIDKRVIERFEKEAAEMNKRSFKYAWVLDKLKAERERGITIDIALWKFETTKYYCTVIDAPGHRDFIKNMITGTSQADCAVLIIDSTTGGFEAGISKDGQTREHALLAFTLGVKQMICCCNKMDATTPKYSKARYDEIVKEVSSYLKKVGYNPDKIPFVPISGFEGDNMIERSTNLDWYKGPTLLEALDQINEPKRPSDKPLRLPLQDVYKIGGIGTVPVGRVETGVVKPGMVVTFGPTGLTTEVKSVEMHHEALTEALPGDNVGFNVKNVAVKDLKRGFVASNSKDDPAKEAANFTSQVIIMNHPGQIGNGYAPVLDCHTSHIAVKFAELVTKIDRRSGKEIEKEPKFLKNGDAGIIKMIPTKPMVVETFSEYPPLGRFAVRDMRQTVAVGVIKGVEKKDPTGAKVTKAAAKKK